In Nitrospira sp., one genomic interval encodes:
- a CDS encoding autoinducer binding domain-containing protein: MSQAAFSPKEFQRLGEIMYEARALSRPEGVWQLVTAVQQVVPFEFSGCGAVNLLHGIQPSLGHSTYPKEFCQLYMGQGLATDPAVHRLITSGQTVTSSADQPAAAESREVASLKLDYGIKTCLSSGVRGATGTCSYFAFSNFEPTQTDRLRLLLDILTPHFHLSFQRCLSTWKPQAPATVLLSKREEEILRWVAAGKTNWEISVILKVSLNTVKFHLKNIFQKIGVENRWSAIAYWQNGEQHRATPLSPSSDDRFASPDQPN, from the coding sequence ATGAGCCAGGCCGCGTTTTCCCCAAAGGAATTTCAACGCCTCGGGGAAATCATGTATGAAGCCCGCGCCCTGAGCCGACCGGAGGGCGTGTGGCAGTTGGTCACAGCCGTACAACAGGTCGTCCCGTTCGAATTCTCCGGATGCGGCGCCGTCAACCTCCTACACGGCATTCAACCCTCCCTCGGCCACTCTACGTATCCCAAGGAGTTTTGTCAGCTCTACATGGGGCAAGGTCTGGCGACGGATCCCGCCGTGCATCGGCTCATCACATCCGGACAAACGGTCACGTCGAGCGCGGATCAGCCGGCCGCCGCCGAATCGAGAGAAGTGGCCTCCCTCAAGCTCGATTATGGCATCAAGACCTGCCTGTCCTCCGGAGTCCGCGGAGCCACCGGCACCTGCTCCTATTTCGCCTTCAGCAACTTCGAGCCCACACAAACGGATAGGCTCCGGCTGCTGCTCGACATCCTGACGCCGCACTTCCATCTGAGTTTCCAACGCTGCCTCTCTACGTGGAAGCCACAGGCCCCCGCCACGGTCCTCCTCAGCAAACGCGAGGAGGAGATTCTGCGCTGGGTCGCCGCAGGCAAAACAAACTGGGAAATTTCCGTCATTCTCAAGGTCAGTCTGAACACCGTCAAATTCCACCTGAAGAACATCTTTCAGAAAATCGGCGTCGAAAATCGGTGGAGCGCCATCGCCTATTGGCAGAACGGCGAACAACACCGAGCCACGCCCCTGTCGCCGTCGAGCGACGATCGCTTCGCCTCACCCGACCAACCCAACTAA
- a CDS encoding diaminopimelate epimerase, translated as MKNGFFRGHGLGNDYVVMDPTELTFKLTPGKIRGICDRHWGLGSDGILALVPSKKADFGLRIYNPDGSEAEKSGNGLRIFARYLHATGKTKKKQFTVETKGGLVSITLHVDRHGDASAATVEMGQATFRPAALPCTLSVEELIQAPIEAVGRSLQFTGVSVGNPHCVLFKPTGQTWSREDLLTLGPALENHSLFPKRTNVQLAVPTGPKEIYILIWERGAGETQASGSSSCAAASAAVKLGLVKSPVTVKMPGGILNIDVAADFSLTMKGPVAEVARGSLSPSFVRTLK; from the coding sequence ATGAAGAACGGGTTTTTTCGCGGGCATGGGCTGGGCAACGACTACGTGGTCATGGACCCCACGGAGCTGACCTTCAAACTCACCCCCGGGAAAATCCGCGGCATCTGCGATCGCCATTGGGGCCTCGGCAGCGACGGCATCCTGGCCCTGGTCCCGTCGAAGAAGGCCGACTTCGGCCTGCGCATTTACAATCCCGACGGCAGCGAAGCCGAAAAGTCCGGCAACGGCCTGCGGATCTTCGCGCGGTATCTCCATGCGACCGGCAAGACGAAGAAGAAACAGTTCACTGTCGAGACCAAGGGCGGCCTCGTCTCGATCACCCTGCATGTCGATCGCCACGGCGACGCCTCGGCGGCCACCGTGGAAATGGGCCAAGCGACCTTCCGACCAGCGGCGCTGCCCTGCACCCTGTCCGTCGAGGAACTCATCCAGGCGCCGATCGAAGCGGTGGGCCGCTCACTCCAGTTCACGGGCGTCAGCGTGGGCAATCCCCATTGCGTGCTGTTCAAGCCCACGGGCCAGACCTGGAGCCGGGAGGACCTGCTGACCCTGGGACCGGCCTTGGAGAACCATTCCCTCTTCCCCAAACGCACCAACGTGCAGCTCGCCGTACCGACCGGCCCCAAGGAAATCTACATCCTCATTTGGGAACGGGGCGCGGGAGAAACACAGGCCTCGGGGTCGTCCTCCTGCGCGGCGGCCAGCGCCGCCGTGAAACTGGGACTCGTCAAGAGTCCGGTGACGGTAAAAATGCCCGGCGGGATCTTGAACATCGACGTGGCTGCCGACTTCAGCCTCACGATGAAGGGTCCTGTGGCGGAAGTGGCGCGCGGCTCGCTGAGTCCCTCGTTCGTGCGTACGCTCAAGTAA
- a CDS encoding site-2 protease family protein, with the protein MQGPDWQIGRILGIPIRVHASWLFVFFFVTWSLATGYLPDMLPGLSEPRYWAMGGVSALLLFGSVLLHELGHSVVALRYRIPIGQITLFIFGGVAQMRKEPPHPRAEFLIAIAGPIVSFLLAGICLGLVAWVESTSAEPSMRGLLALGALLGTVNTQLGLFNLIPGFPLDGGRALRAGLWAWTKDFYRATSQAALVGLLFGLCFGLFGAFLLAGSISGQLSNAAGSSGGWIILLGAFLFAAAKGSRKQAVIRASLASVPVRELMVTNVIALTPDLTLEEAVNQYFLPYGYGEFPVAHEGRLVGVLAVRDVQAIRNNLWGFRRVDEVMQQTGEHMFVSPDLSAMQALEQMMAMGAERLVVVQDGRLLGLLTRASIGHFIEQRHPSGKGSSTSASS; encoded by the coding sequence ATGCAAGGACCAGACTGGCAGATCGGCCGCATTCTCGGCATTCCCATTCGCGTTCACGCCTCGTGGCTGTTCGTGTTTTTCTTCGTCACCTGGTCGCTTGCCACCGGGTATTTGCCGGATATGTTGCCCGGCCTTTCCGAGCCTCGCTATTGGGCGATGGGCGGGGTGTCGGCCTTGCTCTTGTTCGGGTCCGTCCTGCTCCATGAGTTGGGGCATTCGGTGGTCGCGCTACGGTACCGTATTCCCATCGGCCAAATTACGCTCTTCATCTTCGGGGGCGTGGCGCAGATGCGCAAGGAGCCGCCGCACCCCCGCGCGGAGTTCCTGATTGCGATTGCCGGTCCGATCGTGAGTTTTCTCCTGGCCGGGATCTGTCTCGGGCTGGTGGCCTGGGTCGAATCGACATCAGCCGAACCGTCGATGCGCGGACTCCTGGCCTTGGGCGCCCTGCTGGGGACGGTCAACACACAGCTGGGGCTGTTCAACCTCATCCCGGGGTTTCCGTTGGACGGTGGGCGCGCGCTGCGGGCCGGCCTTTGGGCCTGGACCAAGGATTTCTATCGCGCCACGAGTCAGGCGGCTCTCGTGGGGCTGCTCTTCGGGCTTTGCTTCGGCCTGTTCGGGGCCTTTCTTTTGGCCGGATCCATTTCCGGTCAATTGTCGAACGCCGCCGGAAGCAGCGGAGGTTGGATCATTCTCCTGGGGGCCTTCCTCTTTGCCGCAGCGAAGGGCAGTCGGAAGCAGGCCGTCATCCGCGCCTCGTTGGCCTCCGTGCCGGTACGTGAACTGATGGTGACGAACGTGATCGCCCTCACGCCGGACCTCACCTTGGAAGAGGCCGTGAACCAGTATTTTCTGCCCTATGGGTATGGGGAATTTCCCGTGGCGCACGAGGGCAGGTTGGTGGGCGTGCTGGCGGTGCGCGACGTGCAGGCGATCCGGAATAACCTGTGGGGCTTTCGCCGCGTGGACGAGGTCATGCAGCAGACCGGGGAGCACATGTTCGTCTCGCCCGACCTCTCCGCGATGCAGGCCTTGGAACAGATGATGGCGATGGGCGCGGAGCGTCTGGTGGTCGTCCAAGACGGCCGGCTGCTGGGCCTGCTCACGAGAGCCTCTATCGGTCATTTCATCGAACAGCGCCACCCTTCGGGCAAGGGCTCCTCGACCTCAGCGTCCTCCTGA
- a CDS encoding polysaccharide deacetylase family protein, with the protein MTRATFMLAVGLVCGLSLVPRQTVAQVIKAGPASCPAVALTYDLCPVRSASGFDAELIDFLITNKIPATFFMSGRWMAKHDAEVKRLLAVPFFEVGTHGEVHAHLPLQEVEEQRREIMGPVKALRSKYGRTALLFRPPYGEYDDRTVDTVNALGLQFILWNIESGDPDPTLSAEAIQARIQKRLKPGSVIVLHANGKGTHTRAVTEALAATLLPAKGLTPMTVSDLLRCHQATAAHQP; encoded by the coding sequence ATGACACGCGCGACATTCATGCTGGCGGTAGGGCTCGTCTGCGGGCTCTCGCTCGTGCCACGCCAGACCGTAGCCCAGGTCATCAAGGCCGGTCCCGCCTCCTGCCCGGCGGTGGCCCTGACCTATGACCTCTGCCCTGTCCGCTCCGCCTCGGGATTCGATGCCGAATTGATCGACTTTCTGATCACCAACAAGATTCCCGCCACCTTTTTCATGTCCGGCCGGTGGATGGCAAAACATGACGCCGAGGTGAAGCGGCTGCTGGCGGTTCCCTTTTTTGAGGTCGGGACGCACGGCGAGGTCCATGCCCATCTCCCCCTGCAGGAGGTCGAGGAACAGCGGCGGGAAATCATGGGGCCGGTCAAGGCCCTCCGAAGCAAGTATGGACGCACCGCCCTGCTCTTCCGCCCGCCCTACGGGGAATATGACGATCGCACGGTAGACACCGTCAATGCGCTGGGCCTTCAATTCATCCTCTGGAATATCGAGTCAGGCGATCCCGACCCGACGCTCTCGGCCGAGGCCATTCAGGCGCGCATCCAGAAGCGGCTCAAGCCCGGCAGCGTGATCGTGCTGCATGCCAACGGCAAGGGCACACATACACGCGCCGTCACCGAAGCCCTGGCGGCCACCCTCTTACCGGCCAAGGGCCTCACCCCCATGACCGTCTCGGATCTTTTGCGATGCCACCAAGCGACAGCCGCCCACCAGCCCTAA
- a CDS encoding restriction endonuclease subunit S, translating into MSAVDAEEVEAVDGETRLFNEVSKGYTPFIFDDVLVAKITPCFENGKIAQAKPTRRFGFGSTEFHVIRPHVNDLDPRYLVHFLRQERVRKDGERKMTGSAGQRRVPEHFLANLRLPLPPLLEQRRIAAILDKADELRRKRRAALAKLDRLTQSIFLDMFGDPATNPKGWSEIACLGEVADIVSGITKGRQLNGKTTRVVPYLAVINVQDRALNLATVKTIEATEEEIRRYRLQKGDLLLTEGGDPDKLGRGTLWDNELPECIHQNHVFRVRLTSDAVEPTFLEWLIGSTRGKRYFLRSAKQTTGIATINMTQLRSFPLLLPPVELQRRFATRLAEIDLVGAAQRNSLSRFDDAFASLQHRAFRGEL; encoded by the coding sequence ATGTCAGCGGTCGATGCTGAAGAAGTTGAGGCGGTTGACGGTGAGACTCGACTGTTCAACGAGGTGAGCAAGGGCTACACGCCTTTTATCTTCGACGATGTATTGGTCGCGAAGATCACGCCCTGCTTTGAAAATGGAAAGATTGCGCAGGCGAAGCCTACGCGTCGATTTGGCTTCGGGTCCACCGAGTTTCACGTCATTCGACCGCACGTCAATGATCTCGACCCGCGCTACCTCGTGCATTTTTTAAGGCAGGAACGCGTTCGGAAGGACGGTGAACGGAAGATGACTGGCAGCGCTGGTCAGCGCAGAGTCCCGGAGCACTTTCTGGCGAATCTTCGACTTCCTCTCCCGCCGCTTCTCGAGCAGCGGCGGATTGCGGCGATCCTAGACAAGGCAGACGAACTGCGACGCAAACGCCGCGCCGCCCTCGCCAAGCTCGACCGCCTTACCCAGTCTATTTTCCTCGACATGTTTGGCGACCCAGCCACGAATCCAAAGGGGTGGTCAGAGATCGCCTGCCTGGGGGAAGTCGCCGACATTGTCTCAGGAATCACCAAGGGTCGGCAGCTCAACGGAAAGACGACGCGGGTAGTGCCGTATCTTGCCGTAATCAATGTCCAGGACCGAGCGCTCAATCTCGCGACGGTAAAAACGATCGAGGCTACGGAGGAAGAGATCAGGCGGTATCGTCTACAGAAGGGTGATCTGTTGCTTACTGAGGGAGGAGATCCCGACAAACTCGGCCGCGGCACGCTTTGGGACAACGAGTTGCCAGAATGCATTCATCAGAACCATGTCTTCCGTGTCCGGCTCACGTCTGACGCGGTCGAGCCTACCTTTCTTGAGTGGCTTATCGGTAGCACGCGGGGGAAACGATATTTTCTTCGTTCTGCGAAGCAAACCACAGGCATAGCCACCATCAATATGACCCAGCTTCGAAGCTTTCCGCTCCTGCTTCCACCCGTAGAGTTGCAGCGACGGTTTGCGACGCGTCTCGCCGAGATCGACCTTGTAGGAGCAGCACAGCGCAATTCGCTATCAAGGTTCGATGATGCATTCGCCTCTCTCCAACACCGCGCCTTCCGGGGAGAGCTGTAG
- a CDS encoding SAM-dependent DNA methyltransferase has translation MITGDIKSQIDRIWDSFWSGGISNPLEVIEQITYLLFIRRLDDLHTLEENKANRLKQPMARRIFPTGKDGKGRSYEDYRWSRFKHCAPADMYSLVGEHLFPYLRSDLARQLGTGDSTYAHHMKDARFTIPTPALLAKVVDLLDHVPMEERDTKGDVYEYMLAKIASAGQNGQFRTPRHIIRLMVELTAPQPTDVICDPACGTAGFLVAAGEYLRARHPKLLRDAKQREHFHHKMFHGFDFDNTMLRIGSMNMLLHGVENPDIRYRDSLAQDHAGEEERYTLVLANPPFAGSLDYENTAKDLLQIVKTKKTELLFLALFLRLLKPGGRAAVIVPDGVLFGSSKAHKELRRILVEDQKLDAVIKLPGGVFKPYAGVSTAILVFTKTNSGGTDFVWFYDVEADGWSLDDKRTPLLSEDKLGPVPTIPLAADEHAKNNLPDVLARWVKRSGSERARERTAQSFCVRKADIAAQGYDLSLNRYKEVVHEVVEHRPPKEILAELAKLEEEIQRGMKELEGMLG, from the coding sequence ATGATCACGGGCGACATCAAGAGCCAAATCGATCGTATTTGGGACTCGTTCTGGTCAGGCGGCATTTCAAACCCGCTGGAGGTGATCGAGCAGATCACCTACCTGCTGTTCATCCGCCGTCTCGACGATCTCCATACACTGGAAGAAAACAAGGCGAACCGGCTGAAGCAGCCGATGGCCCGGCGCATCTTCCCAACAGGGAAGGATGGGAAGGGCCGTTCCTACGAAGACTACCGCTGGTCGCGCTTCAAGCACTGTGCGCCGGCTGACATGTACAGCCTGGTCGGAGAACATCTTTTTCCCTACCTCCGCTCCGATCTCGCACGCCAGCTCGGCACCGGCGATTCCACCTACGCGCACCATATGAAGGACGCGCGCTTCACCATTCCCACGCCGGCGCTGCTGGCGAAGGTGGTGGACCTGCTTGACCACGTCCCCATGGAAGAGCGCGACACCAAAGGCGATGTGTACGAGTACATGCTGGCCAAGATCGCCAGCGCCGGGCAGAACGGCCAGTTCCGTACGCCGCGTCACATCATCCGGCTCATGGTCGAGCTGACCGCGCCGCAGCCCACCGACGTGATCTGCGACCCGGCCTGCGGGACGGCCGGTTTTCTGGTGGCGGCGGGAGAGTACCTGCGAGCGCGGCATCCAAAACTCTTGCGCGACGCGAAGCAACGAGAGCACTTCCATCACAAGATGTTCCACGGGTTCGACTTCGACAATACGATGTTGCGCATCGGCAGCATGAACATGCTGCTGCATGGCGTGGAAAACCCCGACATCCGCTACCGCGATTCGCTCGCGCAGGACCACGCGGGTGAAGAGGAGCGGTACACGCTGGTGCTGGCGAATCCGCCCTTCGCCGGCAGCCTCGACTACGAGAATACGGCCAAGGATCTGCTCCAAATCGTCAAGACCAAGAAAACCGAGTTGCTTTTCCTCGCGCTCTTTTTACGGCTGCTCAAACCCGGTGGACGCGCCGCCGTCATCGTGCCGGACGGCGTGTTGTTCGGCTCCAGCAAGGCGCACAAGGAGCTGCGCCGCATCCTCGTGGAAGACCAGAAGCTCGACGCCGTGATCAAGCTGCCCGGCGGAGTGTTCAAGCCCTATGCAGGCGTCTCGACCGCCATCCTCGTCTTTACCAAGACCAACTCCGGCGGCACCGACTTCGTCTGGTTCTACGATGTGGAGGCCGACGGCTGGAGCCTGGACGACAAGCGCACGCCGCTCCTGTCAGAGGACAAGCTTGGGCCAGTGCCCACGATACCCCTCGCCGCCGACGAGCACGCGAAGAACAACCTGCCCGACGTACTCGCGCGCTGGGTCAAGCGCTCAGGTAGCGAACGAGCGCGAGAGCGCACCGCACAGAGTTTCTGCGTGCGCAAGGCCGACATCGCCGCGCAGGGTTACGACTTGTCACTCAACCGCTACAAGGAAGTGGTGCACGAGGTCGTCGAACACCGCCCGCCGAAAGAGATCCTGGCCGAGCTGGCGAAACTGGAAGAAGAAATTCAGCGGGGGATGAAGGAGCTGGAGGGGATGCTGGGATGA
- a CDS encoding VOC family protein — MKVTKLLHTRMRVSDMDQTIRFYQDVLGLEVLERKVSPRGSQLAFLKVPNSEELIELCSFPASGAVKVQEDLVHLAFQVENLDRTIEALKAKQVPITDGPTSTSSGSRFIFIDAPDGYEIELIERPPGSALV; from the coding sequence ATGAAGGTCACCAAACTGTTGCACACCCGCATGCGGGTCAGCGATATGGACCAAACCATCCGCTTTTACCAGGACGTGTTGGGCCTGGAGGTGCTGGAGCGCAAGGTCTCCCCGCGCGGCTCGCAGCTGGCTTTTCTGAAGGTCCCGAACAGCGAGGAACTGATCGAACTCTGCAGCTTTCCCGCGAGCGGCGCGGTGAAGGTGCAGGAAGATTTGGTGCACCTGGCCTTTCAGGTGGAGAACCTCGATCGGACGATCGAGGCCCTCAAGGCCAAGCAAGTCCCCATCACCGACGGCCCGACCAGCACCTCCTCAGGCAGCCGGTTCATCTTCATCGACGCGCCGGACGGATATGAAATCGAACTCATCGAACGTCCGCCCGGCAGCGCGCTGGTGTAG
- the uvrC gene encoding excinuclease ABC subunit UvrC, whose translation MMTEQLQSKLARLPEQPGCYLFRNEKKDILYVGKAAVLADRVRSYFQKGSDQSPKTALLVNEVADLETIVTRSELEALILESNLIKRHRPRFNIVLRDDKQYPYLRLPIKEDFPRLSIVRRVQKDGALYYGPYTPAGALRETLKVIRKVFPLATCEIDIDGQADRACIEFEIKRCMAPCIGNQSREEYHAIVRQVRQFLEGRDRELLDGLRAEMERAAEREAFEEAARLRDRLFSVERTLEKQRITQITAVDQDVVGLARQGTATDLQLLFVRGGLLIGRKDFFWPQSDETSDEELVRSAIEQFYNKEGQPPKELLLPTALDDTPLIEQWLSDKKGEAVRIVAPERGTKHQLVLLAEDNARAAIAAHLRNEALDRQATAELKRLLRLDQAPNRIEGFDISNIMGNQSVASMVVWEDGQAKKSDYRKFRIQTVEGANDFASMHEAVVRRYGHTEDLARPDLILIDGGLGQLSAALEGLKQVGQEHIPIIGLAKARGEKEERIFLPGRKNPIWLRPTSPATHLVQRIRDEAHRFALTYHRTLRGKALLASQLDEIPGIGAVRRRRLLKQFGSLQHIAEAGDAQLKTAGLSPATIAALRKALVPSSVE comes from the coding sequence ATGATGACGGAACAGCTGCAATCCAAGCTCGCGCGCCTGCCGGAGCAGCCGGGCTGTTACCTGTTCCGAAACGAGAAAAAGGACATCCTCTACGTCGGGAAGGCCGCCGTCCTGGCGGACCGGGTCCGCTCCTATTTCCAAAAGGGCAGCGACCAAAGCCCTAAGACCGCCCTCCTCGTCAACGAGGTCGCCGATCTCGAAACCATCGTCACGCGATCCGAACTCGAAGCTCTGATCCTCGAAAGCAACCTCATCAAGCGCCATCGCCCGCGATTCAACATCGTCTTGCGCGACGACAAGCAGTATCCCTACCTTCGCTTGCCGATCAAGGAAGACTTTCCCCGCCTCTCCATCGTCCGGCGGGTCCAGAAGGACGGCGCGCTTTATTACGGCCCCTACACCCCCGCCGGTGCCCTGCGTGAAACCCTGAAGGTGATCCGGAAGGTGTTTCCGCTGGCCACCTGCGAGATCGACATCGACGGCCAAGCCGACCGCGCCTGCATCGAGTTCGAGATCAAACGCTGCATGGCGCCCTGCATCGGCAACCAGTCTCGGGAGGAGTACCATGCCATCGTGAGACAGGTCCGCCAATTCCTGGAGGGGCGCGATCGCGAATTGCTCGACGGTCTGCGGGCGGAAATGGAACGGGCGGCGGAACGGGAGGCCTTCGAGGAGGCCGCAAGGTTGCGGGACCGGCTGTTCAGCGTCGAGCGGACCTTGGAGAAACAACGCATCACCCAGATCACCGCCGTCGACCAGGACGTGGTCGGCCTCGCCCGCCAAGGAACCGCCACCGACCTGCAGCTGCTCTTCGTGCGCGGCGGGCTGCTGATCGGGCGCAAGGACTTCTTTTGGCCGCAGTCCGATGAGACGAGCGACGAAGAATTGGTCCGCTCCGCAATCGAGCAATTCTATAACAAGGAGGGCCAGCCGCCCAAAGAACTCCTGCTGCCCACGGCACTCGACGACACGCCCCTGATCGAGCAATGGTTGAGCGACAAAAAAGGCGAGGCCGTCCGCATCGTCGCGCCGGAGCGGGGGACCAAGCATCAGTTGGTGCTGCTGGCCGAAGACAATGCCCGTGCCGCAATCGCCGCCCACCTGCGCAACGAAGCGCTGGATCGCCAGGCCACGGCGGAACTGAAGCGGCTGCTTCGCCTCGACCAGGCTCCGAACCGCATTGAGGGCTTCGACATCTCGAACATCATGGGCAACCAGTCCGTCGCCTCGATGGTCGTGTGGGAGGACGGACAAGCAAAGAAATCGGACTACCGCAAATTCCGAATTCAGACCGTGGAAGGCGCCAACGACTTCGCCAGCATGCACGAGGCCGTGGTGCGCCGGTACGGCCACACGGAAGACCTTGCCAGGCCGGACCTCATCTTGATCGACGGCGGCCTCGGGCAACTGAGCGCCGCCCTGGAAGGCTTGAAGCAGGTGGGGCAGGAGCACATCCCGATCATCGGCCTGGCCAAGGCCCGGGGCGAAAAGGAAGAACGCATCTTTTTGCCAGGCCGAAAAAATCCCATCTGGCTCCGGCCCACCTCTCCCGCCACCCACCTGGTCCAGCGCATTCGGGACGAGGCCCACCGGTTCGCCCTCACGTATCACCGTACCCTTCGCGGCAAGGCCCTTCTGGCCTCGCAGTTGGATGAGATCCCGGGCATCGGCGCAGTCCGCCGGCGACGACTCTTGAAACAATTCGGCAGCCTGCAACACATCGCCGAGGCCGGCGATGCGCAACTCAAGACGGCAGGTCTCAGTCCCGCCACGATCGCAGCCCTTCGCAAGGCCCTCGTTCCCTCCTCCGTGGAGTGA
- a CDS encoding beta-ketoacyl-[acyl-carrier-protein] synthase family protein, producing the protein MKRSASRRVVITGMGVVSPLGCTVDLFWHLLSRGESAVKPITSFDTSPFQACLAAEVQDFDPEDFLHRKQARRMGRATQFAVASAMMAARDSGIDLEHEDRAAIGISIGTSIGGLKEAFDFHDAARQTAYGRVNPFTMGMTFPNAISSEVAIVLGLHGPCETYSIGCSSTANAIGRAYEWIKSGQSAIVVAGGTEAPLHQSIYAAMDAGRALAPDGRGTIRNLPRPFDKTRCGMVLGEGAGCFILEEYEHARARGAKMYAELEGWGFTCDAHSMIKPAADGHEQRRAAALALSTAHWFPEEVDYVNACGLGTMELDALETETLKQVLGDHAYRVPVSSFKAALGHAFAASGAFQVIGTAKAMEHQFIPPTLNLTTPDPTCDLDYVSGRGRSVHLDRALINSFGFGGKNIVLALSRVDVGVAGTAPMAATQSHHMSHLVGVS; encoded by the coding sequence ATGAAGCGCTCTGCATCACGTCGAGTCGTCATCACGGGGATGGGCGTCGTCTCTCCCCTGGGCTGCACCGTCGATCTGTTTTGGCATCTGTTGAGCCGGGGCGAGAGCGCGGTGAAACCGATCACGTCGTTCGACACCTCTCCCTTTCAGGCCTGTCTGGCCGCCGAGGTCCAGGATTTCGACCCCGAAGACTTTTTGCACCGGAAACAGGCGCGCCGCATGGGGCGCGCCACGCAATTCGCTGTGGCTTCCGCCATGATGGCGGCCCGCGACTCGGGCATTGATTTGGAGCACGAAGATCGTGCCGCCATCGGCATCAGCATCGGCACCTCCATCGGCGGGTTAAAGGAAGCTTTCGATTTCCATGACGCCGCCAGGCAAACGGCCTATGGACGGGTAAATCCCTTTACCATGGGCATGACCTTCCCCAACGCCATCTCGTCCGAGGTGGCCATCGTGTTGGGACTGCACGGTCCCTGTGAAACCTATTCCATCGGCTGCTCCTCGACGGCCAATGCCATCGGCCGCGCCTACGAATGGATCAAGTCCGGCCAGTCCGCAATCGTGGTGGCGGGAGGCACGGAAGCTCCGCTGCATCAAAGCATTTATGCCGCGATGGATGCCGGCCGCGCGCTGGCGCCGGATGGTCGCGGAACCATCCGCAATCTCCCACGCCCCTTCGACAAGACACGCTGCGGCATGGTGCTGGGGGAAGGGGCCGGCTGCTTCATTCTGGAGGAGTACGAGCACGCGCGCGCCCGAGGCGCCAAAATGTACGCCGAGCTCGAAGGGTGGGGCTTCACCTGCGACGCCCATTCGATGATCAAGCCGGCGGCCGACGGGCACGAGCAACGTCGAGCGGCGGCGCTGGCCCTGTCGACGGCCCATTGGTTCCCTGAGGAAGTCGATTATGTCAATGCCTGCGGGCTCGGCACGATGGAGTTGGATGCGCTCGAGACCGAAACCTTGAAGCAGGTCCTGGGGGACCACGCCTACCGTGTCCCGGTCAGCTCGTTCAAGGCGGCGCTGGGACATGCCTTCGCGGCCAGCGGAGCCTTCCAAGTCATTGGCACCGCCAAAGCCATGGAGCACCAGTTCATTCCTCCTACCCTGAACCTGACAACGCCGGACCCCACCTGTGACCTCGACTACGTCTCGGGACGGGGACGCTCGGTCCACCTCGACCGGGCGCTGATCAACAGCTTTGGATTCGGGGGCAAGAATATCGTCCTCGCGCTCTCGCGTGTGGATGTGGGCGTCGCGGGCACCGCCCCGATGGCCGCCACACAATCCCACCATATGAGCCACTTGGTCGGAGTGTCCTAG
- a CDS encoding GNAT family N-acetyltransferase yields MPPSDSRPPALIREMRADDRDAVVRILVDSDPWKRLGFTAADWDRIFTPLPQGRDTFVIGQDGPALGIAIVRRKFLFGDYLELLGIAPSAVGQGLGSRLLSHVESLTFARAKNLFACVSDFNEGARRFYRKQGYQEIGPMPNFLIPGYAEVLLRKTIGPARTT; encoded by the coding sequence ATGCCACCAAGCGACAGCCGCCCACCAGCCCTAATTCGCGAGATGCGGGCGGATGATCGCGACGCCGTCGTCCGCATCCTGGTCGATTCCGACCCCTGGAAACGCCTCGGCTTCACCGCCGCGGACTGGGACCGCATCTTTACGCCGCTCCCCCAAGGGCGCGACACCTTCGTCATCGGACAGGACGGCCCGGCACTCGGCATCGCCATCGTCCGGAGAAAGTTCCTCTTCGGCGATTACCTGGAACTCCTCGGCATTGCCCCCTCAGCCGTCGGTCAGGGCCTGGGAAGCCGCCTGCTGTCCCATGTCGAATCGCTGACCTTCGCGCGCGCCAAGAATCTGTTCGCCTGCGTGTCGGATTTCAACGAGGGCGCCCGCCGCTTTTATCGCAAGCAGGGGTATCAGGAAATCGGCCCCATGCCGAACTTTCTCATTCCGGGGTATGCTGAGGTTCTGCTCCGCAAAACCATCGGCCCAGCAAGAACCACGTGA